Proteins encoded together in one Lathyrus oleraceus cultivar Zhongwan6 chromosome 5, CAAS_Psat_ZW6_1.0, whole genome shotgun sequence window:
- the LOC127086902 gene encoding uncharacterized protein LOC127086902, which yields MENKAVDENSGNVSKHVHQFNFVKLWPTVPDSVSQIQREEKVIKTMNQDIWEITDKIAKRTLEKEYLDFNMALDELNFRNVKVENGGWFGEKLDKNSLNYLRLHGSKSLVEERKIMRDIKIQQKDVSPFKSLEVLKETLLCNGGSLFFNRRVKNLEQMIRENYYLSDRQKLVIEIEQFQIQHKERASKYDYLKKTIKEQIKLLCDDDSLKNRREWMEFGARNKHNVKEQVAINGELYSLKEKLTDKYKKREEAFQMLLKLNRRYLI from the exons ATGGAGAATAAGGCAGTTGATGAAAATTCAGGAAATGTTTCCAAACATGTTCATCAATTCAACTTTGTCAAGCTATGGCCAACAGTTCCAGATTCAGTCTCTCAAATCCAAAGGGAAGAGAAAGTGATTAAGACAATGAATCAGGACATTTGGGAAATCACTGACAAGATCGCAAAGAGAACG TTAGAAAAAGAGTATCTTGATTTCAATATGGCTCTTGATGAGTTGAATTTCAGAAATGTTAAAGTAGAAAATGGTGGATGGTTTGGAGAAAAGCTTGATAAAAAT TCTTTGAATTATTTGAGGCTACATGGAAGCAAAAGTTTGGTTGAAGAGAGAAAAATTATGAGGGACATAAAGATTCAACAGAAAGATGTTTCTCCATTCAAATCACTAGAAGTGCTTAAGGAAACG TTATTGTGTAACGGAGGGAGTTTATTCTTTAATCGGAGAGTTAAAAACTTGGAGCAGATGATTAGAGAGAATTATTACTTGAGTGATCGACAGAAACTCGTAATAGAAATCGAACAATTCCAAATCCAACATAAGGAGCGAGCTTCCAAGTATGATTATTTGAAGAAAACTATTAAAGAACAAATCAAG CTTCTATGTGATGATGATTCTTTGAAAAACAGAAGAGAATGGATGGAATTTGGGGCAAGAAATAAACATAATGTGAAAGAACAAGTAGCTATAAATGGAGAATTGTAttctttgaaagaaaaattgACAGATAAGTATAAGAAAAGGGAAGAAGCATTTCAAATGCTTTTGAAATTGAACAGACGGTATCTTATATGA